In Spirobacillus cienkowskii, a genomic segment contains:
- the trpD gene encoding anthranilate phosphoribosyltransferase translates to MIIDKNFSPIMEQVFAGRSFSADEAEALIHSMIDGTLSDIRTAAVLTGFRFLPLSDDIIIGVLKIIKESIIQENNANNLNNINLVDCSNICYERGSSLNILTIAAIIAAGTGAHVAKFVGTGMTNKSSTCELLESLNLLAADSLEHAFTQIQNCNITFLKFNTVYPTLKHLMEIRKTLGFKTIIDLILPLATPMPLSGQFIGMHSRELLPLMASCLKKLGRKRAIIAHGEDGLDEISVCSATYIFKLENNKISHEVLNPVDFGIKLHNSNKLLGKDIEFNAQVMLDVLKNQAYPAVMDAVTINAAAILWCADLCSDLITGLKMAKDAISSGKCLKLFEIWKKDCQISEGN, encoded by the coding sequence ATGATAATTGATAAAAATTTTTCGCCAATAATGGAACAAGTTTTTGCCGGACGTAGTTTTTCAGCTGATGAGGCAGAAGCTCTGATACATAGCATGATCGATGGAACATTATCTGATATTCGAACAGCCGCTGTGTTGACAGGATTTCGATTTTTGCCATTATCGGATGATATTATAATTGGGGTTTTAAAAATAATAAAAGAAAGCATAATTCAAGAAAATAATGCTAATAATTTAAATAATATTAATTTGGTAGACTGTTCTAATATTTGTTATGAGCGTGGTTCATCATTAAATATTTTAACAATTGCAGCAATTATTGCTGCTGGAACCGGTGCTCATGTCGCAAAATTTGTAGGGACTGGAATGACAAATAAGTCTAGTACTTGTGAGTTATTAGAATCCTTAAATTTATTAGCAGCCGATTCTTTAGAGCATGCTTTTACTCAGATTCAAAACTGCAATATTACTTTTTTAAAATTTAATACAGTTTATCCAACTTTAAAGCATCTCATGGAAATTAGAAAAACCCTTGGTTTTAAAACCATAATTGATTTAATTTTACCTTTAGCAACCCCTATGCCACTTTCAGGCCAATTTATTGGAATGCACAGCCGAGAACTGTTACCGCTTATGGCCTCTTGTTTAAAAAAGTTAGGTCGTAAAAGAGCTATTATTGCACATGGCGAAGATGGCCTAGACGAAATCTCTGTATGCAGTGCTACGTATATTTTTAAACTAGAAAATAATAAAATTTCGCATGAAGTGTTAAATCCCGTTGACTTTGGAATTAAACTACACAACAGTAACAAACTCTTGGGCAAAGACATTGAATTTAATGCTCAAGTTATGCTTGATGTACTTAAAAATCAAGCTTATCCAGCTGTGATGGACGCTGTTACAATAAACGCTGCAGCAATACTGTGGTGTGCAGATTTATGCTCAGATTTGATTACTGGCTTAAAAATGGCGAAAGATGCAATATCGTCTGGAAAATGTTTAAAACTATTCGAAATTTGGAAAAAGGACTGCCAAATTTCTGAAGGAAATTAA
- a CDS encoding alpha/beta hydrolase codes for MTQKNLRVGLLSHLKEINKFLNLKYLQLVAKPAGSVEDLDVIKDTEVLIDCSFSIFFKKYLNANGFKSKTVATKYGQMHYYDSCPSSKVRPLVFVHGLGSSAQSWWILANMLKNKKRILIPNLFHMSGFSEANNAVMNLIEHAESLIEFIQYTTKTPIEICGLSMGGWLSMHIAANKPQLIHKMILLNPAGLKVNPFGLRDTLAFLSWQKFQKLYPGILKAFPYSGVPILSHIAKRSLYRNLTNKQVKILLKLTNEEHFVDDKLKDINCPVLLLWGKEDALLSNQIPIILTKQIPKITAKWVENCAHVLALEAPAICFLEINQFLKIDCIQNNSFAEMVLASRFSYPVTPILEVEDEDHDN; via the coding sequence ATGACGCAAAAAAATTTAAGAGTCGGGCTTTTGTCTCATTTAAAAGAGATAAATAAATTCTTAAATTTAAAATATCTACAGTTGGTTGCCAAGCCCGCTGGAAGTGTAGAAGATTTGGATGTGATAAAAGATACAGAAGTGCTTATTGATTGCTCTTTTTCTATATTTTTTAAAAAATACTTAAATGCTAATGGCTTTAAATCAAAAACTGTAGCAACCAAATATGGGCAAATGCATTATTATGATAGTTGTCCTTCTTCAAAAGTGAGACCTCTTGTTTTTGTTCATGGTTTAGGAAGTAGTGCACAAAGTTGGTGGATTTTAGCAAATATGCTAAAAAATAAAAAAAGAATTTTAATTCCAAATCTTTTTCATATGTCTGGTTTTAGTGAAGCCAATAATGCTGTGATGAACCTTATTGAGCATGCAGAGTCTTTAATTGAATTTATTCAATATACTACTAAAACTCCAATTGAGATTTGTGGTCTCAGTATGGGTGGTTGGTTATCTATGCATATTGCAGCAAATAAACCGCAACTCATTCACAAAATGATTTTATTGAATCCTGCGGGTCTTAAAGTCAATCCCTTTGGATTAAGAGACACTCTAGCTTTTTTAAGTTGGCAAAAATTTCAGAAATTATACCCCGGAATTTTAAAAGCTTTTCCTTACTCAGGAGTGCCTATTTTAAGTCACATAGCAAAACGCTCTCTCTATAGAAATTTAACAAATAAACAAGTGAAAATTTTATTAAAACTTACAAATGAAGAGCATTTTGTAGACGATAAATTAAAAGATATTAACTGTCCTGTGTTACTTCTGTGGGGAAAAGAAGACGCCTTGCTTTCAAATCAAATTCCTATAATTTTAACTAAACAGATTCCAAAGATAACCGCAAAGTGGGTAGAAAACTGTGCTCATGTGTTGGCGCTTGAGGCTCCAGCAATATGTTTTCTAGAAATCAATCAATTTTTAAAGATAGATTGTATTCAAAATAACTCGTTTGCAGAAATGGTTTTAGCGTCCCGTTTTTCGTATCCTGTGACCCCAATTTTAGAAGTTGAGGATGAGGATCATGATAATTGA
- the glmM gene encoding phosphoglucosamine mutase, whose product MAKYFGTDGMRGEANMGFMTPSMLLKLAQSFGVILKKRSQRPKVLIGKDTRVSGYMIEGILSSGLCSVGVDVLFVGPLPTPGIAYLTRGMRANAGMVISASHNSFQDNGIKLFDHNGFKLPDSEEAFIEQLMDSPDLDNYLVKSENLGRAKRIDDAIGQYAVFLKERFPKNLKLDGKTIVLDCAHGAGYKVAPKVFEELGAKVISIHNDPNGFNINLNSGALHPHVLAQKVKEYNADIGFALDGDADRLIVVDEQGQILDGDSIIVMCALEMQAQNQLKNNGVCVTVMSNKGLDVALQKTGIQVIRTNVGDRSVMEGMLANDFVLGGEQSGHLIFLDSSTTGDAIIACLKILEMMCYTNKKISQLTSVMMKFPQVTKNVRVSAKPPLETLFKTLAIVREFEEELGTSGRILMRYSGTEPLARITLEGPSRHRIEEMANIIEKIFLSEIG is encoded by the coding sequence ATGGCAAAATATTTTGGTACCGATGGGATGCGCGGCGAAGCGAACATGGGTTTTATGACTCCGTCCATGCTTTTAAAATTAGCTCAATCTTTTGGGGTAATTCTTAAAAAAAGAAGTCAACGTCCAAAGGTTTTAATAGGAAAAGACACTCGAGTAAGTGGTTATATGATTGAAGGCATTTTGTCTTCTGGGCTTTGTAGTGTGGGGGTTGATGTTCTATTTGTGGGGCCACTTCCTACGCCAGGAATTGCATATTTAACCCGTGGCATGAGAGCAAATGCAGGAATGGTGATTTCTGCGAGTCATAATTCTTTTCAAGATAATGGTATCAAATTATTTGATCATAATGGTTTTAAACTACCAGACAGTGAAGAAGCTTTCATTGAACAATTGATGGATAGCCCAGATTTAGATAACTATTTGGTTAAATCAGAAAATCTTGGTCGCGCAAAACGCATTGATGATGCAATTGGTCAATATGCTGTATTTTTAAAAGAACGATTTCCAAAAAACTTAAAGCTTGATGGAAAAACGATTGTCTTAGATTGCGCGCATGGCGCAGGTTATAAAGTTGCACCCAAAGTATTTGAAGAACTTGGCGCAAAGGTGATTAGTATTCACAATGATCCAAATGGATTTAATATCAATTTAAATAGTGGTGCGTTGCACCCTCACGTTTTGGCGCAAAAAGTTAAAGAGTACAATGCAGATATTGGTTTTGCATTAGATGGCGATGCAGATAGGCTGATTGTGGTAGATGAACAAGGGCAAATTTTAGATGGAGATAGCATTATTGTTATGTGTGCTCTTGAAATGCAAGCGCAAAATCAGCTTAAAAATAATGGCGTATGTGTGACAGTGATGAGCAATAAAGGGCTCGATGTTGCATTGCAAAAAACAGGCATTCAAGTGATTCGCACAAATGTTGGTGATCGCAGCGTGATGGAAGGGATGCTAGCCAATGACTTTGTATTGGGTGGAGAGCAGTCTGGGCATCTTATTTTTTTAGATTCGAGTACAACTGGTGATGCAATTATCGCTTGTTTAAAAATTCTTGAAATGATGTGCTATACCAATAAAAAAATTTCGCAGCTCACATCTGTTATGATGAAGTTTCCACAAGTTACAAAGAATGTAAGAGTCTCCGCCAAACCTCCGCTTGAGACCCTTTTCAAGACCTTAGCCATTGTGAGAGAATTTGAAGAAGAGTTAGGAACCTCAGGTCGTATTTTAATGCGGTACAGTGGCACAGAGCCATTAGCGCGCATTACGCTTGAAGGACCTAGCCGGCATAGAATAGAAGAAATGGCTAATATTATTGAAAAAATTTTCTTATCAGAAATAGGTTAA
- a CDS encoding CdaR family protein — protein MSMNSQENSSFFKIIISKITNNFWLKILSLLFSIVIFFIVRTDKDLSFEKVARIKLITSPSMVILGPKERTLDVVIKQQNSIFSVSPTDAELTGEIEIISETPGRVRVKVSRDSFPRLPKQYAIVIERPYIDIDIDKVQEKVLPIQAVLKGEPQAGLTVESIKVTPSHIKVSGARQQLVRMESIFTMPVIIEGINKNLITDANIELEESSAINAIEKSVVVSITLAPKKFNRTFRAVPIEIKNLNKKLSSKIQLRPGAVDIEVSGPKELLSKLDPSNVRVFLDASDLKVGWQDKSVVPSIPNNVSLVKIIPDTISVQFSP, from the coding sequence ATGTCAATGAATTCGCAAGAAAATTCATCATTTTTTAAAATTATAATATCTAAGATCACGAATAATTTTTGGTTAAAAATTTTATCGCTTTTATTTTCGATTGTCATATTTTTTATTGTACGAACTGACAAAGATTTAAGTTTTGAAAAAGTTGCCAGAATTAAGCTCATCACTTCTCCTTCAATGGTTATACTTGGCCCAAAGGAGAGAACTTTAGATGTGGTCATCAAACAACAAAACTCCATATTTTCTGTTTCTCCAACAGATGCAGAACTCACTGGCGAAATTGAAATTATTAGCGAGACACCTGGTCGCGTGCGCGTTAAAGTGAGCAGAGATAGTTTTCCTAGATTACCAAAGCAGTATGCAATTGTGATTGAAAGACCATACATCGATATTGATATTGATAAAGTGCAAGAAAAAGTTTTGCCAATTCAGGCAGTTTTAAAAGGAGAACCTCAGGCAGGCTTAACAGTAGAAAGTATAAAAGTCACTCCCTCGCATATTAAAGTTTCTGGTGCACGCCAGCAACTTGTCCGAATGGAAAGTATTTTTACTATGCCTGTTATCATTGAAGGAATAAATAAAAATCTCATCACAGATGCTAATATTGAATTAGAAGAATCATCCGCAATCAATGCAATAGAAAAAAGCGTCGTTGTTTCAATTACCCTTGCTCCAAAAAAATTTAATCGCACTTTTCGAGCTGTTCCTATTGAAATAAAAAATTTAAATAAAAAACTTTCTTCAAAAATTCAATTGCGTCCTGGAGCTGTTGACATAGAGGTGTCTGGGCCAAAAGAGTTACTGTCTAAACTTGATCCTTCTAATGTAAGGGTTTTTCTTGATGCCTCGGATCTAAAGGTTGGGTGGCAAGATAAATCTGTGGTTCCAAGTATTCCTAATAACGTGTCACTTGTTAAAATTATTCCAGATACGATTTCTGTTCAATTTAGTCCTTAG